The nucleotide window CACTACCAGATAAAGGAATGGAGACTAAACCATCACAGGTTTCACGGGTAAGACGTCTCATGCCTTTACCTTCGGCTCCCATCACCAAAGCGACAGACCCTCTATAATCAACGTCATAAACGGATTGAGTCGCCTCCCCTGCGGTACCGTATACCCACACGCCCAACTCCTGTAAGTCACGAAGCGCCCGGGCTAAGTTGGTTACCACAATCAGAGGAACGTTCTCGGCAGCACCGGATGCCACCTTACGCACGGTTGGGGTAATTTGAGCCGATTTATCTTTTGGTACAATAACGCCAGTAACACCTGCTGCATCGGCCGTGCGTAGGCAGGCACCTAAATTATGCGGGTCGGTCACGCCATCGAGAATTAAGAACAACCCGGCCTGCTGGCTTTGTTCCAGCAATTTAGGCAAGTCATGCTCGGTTAAAGTAGGAGGCGACTGAACTGTCGCAACAACGCCCTGATGGTTACCGCCTTCCGCCCGTTTTTCCAGAGCTTGTTTAGGCACCCATTGAGGTCTGACGCCAGTCGCGTGGCATTGATTGACAATGTCACGCACCGAATCATCTTGACGCTCTTTAGAAACATAGAGTTCCACCAAACGATCCGGATGATTTTTTAATATGGCCCGCACCGCGTGCAAGCCAAATACGGTCACTTTTTGACTCATGACTTACTACGTCCTTTATTGCTGCCACGATTACCACTTTTCCGTTGGCCGCCTTTTCCGCGAGACTGTCCTTTTCTCTTACCTTTGCCTGAACCTTTAGCTGGCATATTACGTTTCTGGCCACCCGGACTCGTCGCTTCCAACAACGTTAAATCAATTTTTCGATCATCCAGATTTACGTCTTTCACTTTGACTTTCACATTATCACCCAGACGGAAAACGCTATTGCTGTTTTCGCCTACCAACATACCTTTCTGTTGATCGAAGTGATAATAGTCGTTATCAAGATTACTGATGTGAACCAGCCCATCGATTTGATAGTCACTCAAGCGAACAAACAGACCAAAGTTAGTGACTGAGGAAATAATACCTTCAAATTCCATACCGACGTGATCAAGCATAAACTCACATTTCAGCCATTCGTCAACCTGGCGGGTGGCGTCATCTGCTCGACGCTCGGTCATTGAGGTATGCACGCCCAGTTCGTCCAGTTGCTTCTCCGAGTACGCCCATGCTCCCACTAAACCTTTTTCTTCACCTTTTTTCTTGCACAGAATTGCTTTTATCGCACGGTGCAAAATAAGATCCGGATAACGACGAATAGGCGAGGTGAAGTGTGCATATGACTTCAATGCCAAACCAAAGTGACCTTTATTCTCTGGTTGATATACCGCCTGCTGCATAGAGCGCAACAACATGGTTTCAATCAGCTCATGATCCTGGCGATCTTTCACTTGCTCAAGCAAGTTCGCGTAATCTTTTGGAGATGGCTCATCACCGCCTTCGAGGTTCAGACCCAGTTCACCGAGAAAACTGCGGAAGTTGTTCAGTCGTTCGTCCGCTGGGGTTTCATGCACCCGGAACAACGCTCCAACTTCTTTATCAGATTCAATAAGCTGAGCAGAGGCAACATTTGCCATAATCATGCACTCTTCAATAATTTTGTGAGCAATATGACGTTTAACCGGCTCGATACTCTCAATTTTACGCTGAGCGTTAAAAATAAAGCGGGTTTCCTGCGTATCAAACTCAATAGCTGAGCGGCGCTTACGAGCTGCACTTAAGGCATTATAAAGTCGCTCCAGCTCCTGCACATTGTCCATAACGTGCTGGTACTGTTGTTGCAGTTCTTCATTGCCATCAAGTAGTTTTTTAACTTTATTGTAAGTCAGTCGCGCATGGCTTTTCATCACTGCCGGATAGAACTCTGTGGATTTGAGTTTTCCGCGAGGCCCTAATTCCATTTCAGCAACCATACACAACCGGTCGACATCAGGGTTTAACGAACACAAACCATTAGACAGTTTTTCCGGTAACATTGGAATAACGTTACTGGGGAAGTAAACTGAGTTACCGCGTTCCGTTGCCGCTTTATCAAGAACGGTTTCCGGACGAACATAATAAGACACGTCAGCAATTGCTACCCAAAGGCGCCAGCCTTTTTCTTCCTGTACGCAACAAACTGCATCATCAAAGTCGCGGGAGTCCTCACCATCAATCGTAATAAGCGGCAACTCACGTAAGTCTTTGCGGCCTTCGTAGGCCTCTGCCGGAACTTCTTCGCTGTATTTCTTCAGCTCTTCGTCAACTTCAGT belongs to Idiomarina sp. PL1-037 and includes:
- the rnr gene encoding ribonuclease R, translating into MSDNQQNNSTPEYEVEIPGREQLLELVTSNSKPVQFDEFIRHFGLDDERQAIGLKRRLRAMERDGQLIYSKANAYGLPERMDLIKGRIIGHKDGFGFCQTEDGGKDLFIPHHQMYSVLHGDRVLVKTSGKDSRGRTEGRIVRVTEPRDSNIVGRYFIEHDLGIVVPDDGRISQDILIPDADKNGARHGQLVVVEITRRPSRRTSPIGRVSEVLGEHMAPGMEIQVAIREHDIPTEWPTEVDEELKKYSEEVPAEAYEGRKDLRELPLITIDGEDSRDFDDAVCCVQEEKGWRLWVAIADVSYYVRPETVLDKAATERGNSVYFPSNVIPMLPEKLSNGLCSLNPDVDRLCMVAEMELGPRGKLKSTEFYPAVMKSHARLTYNKVKKLLDGNEELQQQYQHVMDNVQELERLYNALSAARKRRSAIEFDTQETRFIFNAQRKIESIEPVKRHIAHKIIEECMIMANVASAQLIESDKEVGALFRVHETPADERLNNFRSFLGELGLNLEGGDEPSPKDYANLLEQVKDRQDHELIETMLLRSMQQAVYQPENKGHFGLALKSYAHFTSPIRRYPDLILHRAIKAILCKKKGEEKGLVGAWAYSEKQLDELGVHTSMTERRADDATRQVDEWLKCEFMLDHVGMEFEGIISSVTNFGLFVRLSDYQIDGLVHISNLDNDYYHFDQQKGMLVGENSNSVFRLGDNVKVKVKDVNLDDRKIDLTLLEATSPGGQKRNMPAKGSGKGKRKGQSRGKGGQRKSGNRGSNKGRSKS
- the rlmB gene encoding 23S rRNA (guanosine(2251)-2'-O)-methyltransferase RlmB, which translates into the protein MSQKVTVFGLHAVRAILKNHPDRLVELYVSKERQDDSVRDIVNQCHATGVRPQWVPKQALEKRAEGGNHQGVVATVQSPPTLTEHDLPKLLEQSQQAGLFLILDGVTDPHNLGACLRTADAAGVTGVIVPKDKSAQITPTVRKVASGAAENVPLIVVTNLARALRDLQELGVWVYGTAGEATQSVYDVDYRGSVALVMGAEGKGMRRLTRETCDGLVSIPLSGSVSSLNVSVASGVCLFEVVRQRNES